From Streptomyces sp. NBC_00690, a single genomic window includes:
- a CDS encoding PP2C family protein-serine/threonine phosphatase, producing MTERSEIERAVRTAAPYALVETVRAQLAASHGATSVRLFLADYGLTVLNPLEALDQVADPPQPLSIHNSPEGRAFGSQEPREHQIRHGDAVDHHLPVTVRGERLGILTVRLPGDRSTRQTVDELTQVADLLGHEILVAERDTDLYRRARRTSRLTLAAEMQWQLLPARACSAQEYAIGAQLEPAYAIHGDNYDWAADRDELTLALTNGMGDGIQASLLTNLAVNALRNARRAGIPIADQAALADQALYEQYRGASYVSTLLLRFELATGRVEIVDAGSPQLWRRRGRTVERIDLEPQLPLGMFEETQYVTQDLRVLPGDRLLIVSDGVFDAASPTGEFYGERALALAIHATSLLPAANVPRAVLRELAEYRETDTTDDALVLCLDWFGREGAAGT from the coding sequence GTGACCGAACGCTCAGAGATCGAGAGAGCGGTGCGCACCGCAGCGCCGTACGCCCTGGTGGAGACGGTTCGCGCCCAGCTCGCCGCATCCCACGGAGCCACCTCCGTGCGGCTGTTTCTAGCGGATTACGGGCTGACGGTGCTCAATCCGCTGGAAGCTCTCGACCAGGTCGCCGACCCGCCGCAGCCGCTGTCGATCCACAACAGTCCCGAAGGTCGGGCCTTCGGCAGCCAAGAACCGCGCGAACACCAGATCCGTCACGGGGACGCCGTCGACCACCATCTACCGGTGACCGTCCGTGGCGAACGCCTCGGCATCCTGACGGTACGGCTGCCAGGCGACCGCTCCACCCGACAGACCGTCGACGAGCTGACCCAGGTGGCCGACCTCCTCGGCCATGAGATCCTCGTCGCCGAACGTGACACCGATCTCTACCGACGCGCGCGACGCACCAGCCGGCTCACACTAGCCGCCGAGATGCAGTGGCAACTGCTGCCCGCCCGCGCGTGCAGCGCGCAGGAGTACGCGATCGGAGCGCAGCTCGAACCGGCCTACGCCATCCACGGCGACAACTACGACTGGGCGGCCGATCGGGACGAACTCACCCTGGCGCTCACCAACGGGATGGGTGACGGCATCCAGGCGTCGCTCCTGACCAATCTCGCGGTCAACGCGCTCCGCAACGCACGACGTGCCGGCATCCCCATCGCCGACCAGGCAGCGCTGGCCGACCAGGCACTCTACGAGCAGTACCGAGGGGCGTCCTACGTCTCCACACTCTTGCTGCGCTTCGAGTTGGCGACCGGCCGAGTCGAGATCGTGGACGCCGGCTCCCCGCAACTCTGGCGCCGCCGCGGTAGGACGGTCGAGCGGATCGATCTTGAGCCCCAACTCCCGCTCGGCATGTTCGAGGAGACGCAGTACGTCACTCAGGATCTACGGGTCCTGCCCGGCGACCGATTGCTCATCGTGAGCGACGGTGTCTTCGACGCAGCCTCGCCGACCGGCGAGTTCTACGGGGAGCGGGCATTGGCCCTCGCCATCCACGCCACGAGTCTGCTGCCGGCTGCCAACGTTCCGCGAGCCGTGTTGCGTGAGTTGGCGGAGTACCGCGAGACGGACACCACGGACGACGCCCTGGTGTTGTGCCTCGACTGGTTCGGCCGGGAGGGCGCCGCAGGAACCTGA
- a CDS encoding S8 family serine peptidase, which produces MARRTQGRRRALGALTAVVVALPLVLGAAPAQALPDPSAGSAAAPAALRAKAENVVRAQLAAKDKTTFWIALSDEADTTAASAQRHRTAKTRTLHQVKQAHAKKSQKSLKALLDRSGARYESFWITNTIKVTADAKLAEKIAARTDVAALEADEPIRMPRPATVTARTKAQSVGWNIDRINAPKVWSELGVRGEGIVVASMDSGVSHTHPALQSKYRGYRADGTFDHDYNWFDPTMGCTPRTPCDTSGYGTHAVGTMVGDDTTANHTGVAPGAKWIAAKGCGETCARSHLLRAAEWMVAPTDSTGGNPRPELAPHVVSIAWGSRGHDPWFKTVAQAWRAAGIFPAIASGDEGPGCNTSGSPGDHSTSFSSGAFDSTNTVATSSSRGSGDNGETKPNLVAPGVDIVSAWPGGRYLSLSSTAMASPHTVATVALMWSAAPALRGNVAETEKLLSATAIDVDDTSCGGTPAHNNVAGEGRLDAYAAVLASPRGPVGTVSGQVSSGSSPLAGATLRFAGPSNTTTVSDAAGNYTSPKLMVGTYTVTAGKYGYENAVATVTITENGGAAEDFTLTEATFGDLTGKISSHAGGEEKATVKVQGTPVSATTAADGTYALRLPLGTYDITATPNHRCAGVTSARVTVTANTTRAITLPDRTDAFGTACTATTGAPFPQGTTKLSYPGIESGSTTVDLPFPVPFYGRTHRKATVFQSGALGFTTTNPATRAAPLVGGNGPNGSLHPFWENLRYDAEAGVYWTATGTAPHRRLVVEWRNALLYDSFGGPAQRLSFAAVVGEDGTSSFHYKDSNGTGRENGSRASVGIKNATGTDALIYSFNEGTIRDGLGIHFRPTKSSVITGTVTDANDRKPVVGATVTASSGSTDSGGDTTDARGDYLVHVAAPAAHDIAVTAPEYTARKTSTTPAPGDAVLVNYALTTGRVTADTPSLTTVVPTGERRSRTLDLANTGSATAYTVAEKDGKSWLTATPASGQLGAGGRQTLTVTADTAGVAPGTVLTGTLRVTSQSARQPVIDIPVSVVVPTYRTAVDIGATRGLTDRSGDAWSPDRAYAAGSYGHLGTSTRSSTARAITGVSASSDPTLYRSARQGMSEYRFDGVPNGTYRVELGFAQLTNQRPASRVFDVTAEGTQVVSNLDLALEAGVRRAHDRAFTVQVTDGQLNLRFTPTVGKALVNSIRVTERPDLTG; this is translated from the coding sequence GTGGCCAGACGCACCCAGGGACGGCGCAGGGCGCTCGGCGCCCTGACGGCCGTGGTCGTGGCGCTTCCCCTCGTGTTAGGCGCTGCCCCTGCCCAGGCGTTACCGGACCCCTCCGCGGGTTCCGCCGCCGCTCCCGCCGCCCTTCGGGCCAAGGCGGAGAACGTTGTCCGGGCGCAACTCGCAGCCAAGGACAAGACGACCTTCTGGATCGCTCTCTCCGACGAGGCGGACACCACGGCCGCCAGCGCGCAGCGCCATCGCACGGCCAAGACGCGCACGCTCCACCAGGTGAAACAGGCCCATGCGAAGAAGTCCCAGAAGTCGCTGAAGGCGTTGTTGGACCGCTCCGGCGCCCGGTACGAGTCGTTCTGGATCACCAACACGATCAAGGTGACCGCGGACGCGAAGCTGGCCGAGAAGATCGCCGCCCGCACCGACGTCGCCGCGTTGGAAGCGGACGAACCGATCCGCATGCCCCGACCAGCGACCGTGACCGCTCGAACCAAGGCACAGAGCGTCGGATGGAACATCGACCGGATCAACGCCCCCAAGGTGTGGTCCGAACTCGGAGTGCGCGGTGAGGGCATCGTCGTCGCCAGCATGGACTCGGGCGTCTCCCACACCCACCCGGCACTCCAGTCGAAGTACCGCGGATACCGCGCCGACGGCACCTTCGACCACGACTACAACTGGTTCGACCCGACCATGGGCTGCACCCCGCGCACCCCGTGCGACACCTCGGGCTACGGCACCCACGCCGTGGGCACCATGGTCGGCGACGACACCACTGCCAACCACACCGGCGTGGCCCCCGGAGCGAAGTGGATCGCTGCCAAGGGATGCGGTGAAACCTGCGCCCGATCGCATCTGCTGCGCGCCGCCGAGTGGATGGTCGCACCCACCGACTCGACCGGTGGCAACCCCCGACCGGAACTCGCCCCGCACGTCGTGAGCATCGCCTGGGGCAGCAGGGGGCACGACCCCTGGTTCAAGACCGTCGCCCAGGCATGGCGGGCAGCCGGCATCTTCCCCGCCATCGCCAGTGGCGACGAGGGCCCGGGATGCAACACCTCGGGATCGCCCGGCGACCACAGCACCTCGTTCTCCTCCGGTGCCTTCGACAGCACCAACACCGTCGCGACTTCCTCCTCGCGCGGCAGTGGGGACAACGGCGAGACCAAGCCCAACCTGGTCGCCCCCGGCGTCGACATCGTCTCCGCCTGGCCCGGTGGCCGCTACCTCTCCCTGTCCAGTACCGCCATGGCGTCCCCGCACACCGTCGCCACCGTCGCCCTGATGTGGTCGGCCGCACCGGCTCTGCGCGGCAATGTCGCCGAGACCGAGAAGCTGCTGAGCGCCACCGCCATCGATGTCGACGACACGTCCTGCGGTGGCACACCGGCCCACAACAATGTCGCGGGCGAAGGCCGTCTCGACGCCTACGCGGCCGTGTTGGCATCGCCCCGCGGACCCGTAGGCACCGTCTCCGGCCAGGTCAGCTCCGGTAGCAGTCCGCTGGCCGGGGCCACCCTGCGCTTCGCCGGACCGTCCAACACCACCACGGTCAGCGATGCGGCCGGCAACTACACCTCACCCAAGTTGATGGTCGGCACCTACACCGTCACCGCCGGCAAATACGGCTACGAGAACGCCGTCGCCACCGTGACCATCACCGAGAACGGCGGCGCGGCCGAGGACTTCACACTCACCGAAGCCACCTTCGGAGACCTCACCGGAAAGATCAGCAGCCACGCCGGAGGGGAGGAGAAGGCGACCGTCAAGGTCCAAGGCACCCCGGTCAGCGCCACCACGGCCGCCGACGGCACCTATGCGCTACGGCTGCCGCTGGGGACGTACGACATCACCGCCACGCCCAACCACCGGTGCGCCGGGGTGACATCCGCCCGAGTGACGGTCACCGCGAACACCACGCGGGCCATCACCCTTCCCGACCGAACGGATGCCTTCGGCACCGCCTGCACCGCCACCACCGGTGCCCCGTTCCCGCAGGGCACCACCAAACTGTCCTACCCCGGCATCGAATCCGGCTCGACCACGGTCGACCTGCCCTTCCCGGTGCCCTTCTACGGACGGACCCATCGGAAGGCCACGGTCTTCCAGTCCGGAGCGCTCGGCTTCACGACCACGAACCCCGCCACCCGTGCGGCCCCGCTGGTCGGCGGCAACGGACCCAACGGTTCGCTCCACCCGTTCTGGGAGAACCTCCGCTACGACGCCGAAGCCGGTGTCTACTGGACCGCCACCGGTACCGCGCCCCACCGTCGACTCGTCGTCGAATGGCGCAACGCCCTGCTCTACGACTCCTTCGGCGGCCCCGCGCAGCGGCTCTCCTTCGCTGCGGTCGTCGGTGAGGACGGCACCTCCTCCTTCCACTACAAGGACAGCAACGGCACCGGCCGGGAGAACGGCTCCAGGGCATCGGTTGGCATCAAGAACGCCACCGGGACCGACGCCCTGATCTACTCGTTCAACGAGGGCACCATCCGTGACGGGCTGGGCATCCACTTCCGCCCGACCAAGAGCTCGGTGATCACCGGTACCGTCACCGACGCCAACGACCGCAAGCCCGTGGTCGGAGCGACCGTCACCGCCAGCTCCGGTTCCACCGACAGCGGTGGGGACACCACCGACGCCCGGGGCGACTACCTCGTCCACGTGGCCGCTCCCGCCGCACACGACATCGCCGTCACCGCCCCGGAGTACACCGCACGGAAGACCAGCACCACCCCCGCTCCCGGCGACGCGGTGCTGGTGAACTACGCGCTCACGACCGGCCGCGTCACCGCGGACACCCCGTCACTCACCACCGTCGTTCCCACGGGAGAGCGGCGCAGCCGTACGCTCGACCTCGCCAACACCGGCTCCGCCACGGCCTATACCGTCGCCGAGAAGGACGGCAAGAGCTGGCTCACCGCCACCCCCGCCAGTGGTCAACTCGGCGCCGGTGGCCGTCAGACGCTCACGGTGACGGCGGACACGGCCGGTGTCGCGCCGGGCACGGTCCTCACGGGAACCCTGCGCGTCACCTCGCAGAGCGCACGCCAACCGGTGATCGACATCCCGGTCTCCGTCGTCGTACCGACTTATCGGACCGCCGTCGACATCGGTGCCACCCGCGGGCTGACCGACCGTTCCGGTGATGCCTGGAGCCCTGACCGGGCCTATGCAGCCGGCAGTTACGGACACCTCGGCACCAGTACCCGCAGCTCCACCGCCCGGGCCATCACCGGCGTCTCGGCGAGCAGCGATCCGACCCTGTACCGCAGCGCCCGCCAGGGCATGTCGGAGTACCGGTTCGACGGTGTGCCCAATGGAACCTACCGGGTCGAACTGGGCTTCGCTCAACTGACCAACCAGCGGCCCGCCAGCCGGGTCTTCGACGTCACCGCCGAAGGCACCCAGGTCGTCAGCAACCTCGATCTGGCACTGGAAGCGGGCGTACGGAGGGCCCATGACCGTGCCTTCACCGTCCAGGTCACCGATGGACAGCTCAATCTGCGGTTCACCCCCACCGTCGGGAAGGCCCTGGTGAACTCGATCAGGGTCACCGAACGCCCCGACCTGACCGGCTGA